In Bradyrhizobium symbiodeficiens, the genomic stretch GATGAAGCGGCGCTGGGCAAAGAGGAAAGCGATCACGAGCGGGGCGATGATCACCATCGCCGCGGCCATCAGCGGGCCGTAGCTGGTGCCGGCCTCGTTGTTGCGGAAATGCGCGACCGCAAGCGGCGGCGTACGCAGTTGCTCGCTGTTGAGCACGATCAGCGGCCAGAAATAGTCGTTCCAATGCGCAACCACGGAGAAGATGCCGAAGGCGGTGACGGCCGGGATCGCGGCCGGCAGCATCACCCGCCAGACGATGCCGAATTCGGAGATGCCGTCCATGCGGGCGGCATCGACGAGATCGTCCGGCACGGTCTTGAAGAACTGGCGCATCAGGAAGATGCCGAAGACCGAGATCGTGAAGGGCAGGACGAGCGCGGCATAGCTGTCGAGCAGGCCGACCTCGTGCAGCAGCAGGAAGACCGGGATCGCGGTCGCCTGCGGCGGGATCAGGATCCCGAACAGCACGAGCGCAAACAGCGTCTCGCGGCCGAGGAAGCGAAGTTTCGCGAGCGCATAGGCCGCCGGCAGCGCCACCATGATCTGCAGCACGAAGATCGAGACCGTGACGATGACGCCGTTGAGCAGGAAGCGCAGCAGATTGGCCTTGGCAAACGCCTCGCGCAAATTGTCCCACAGCGCGAACTGGTGCGGGATCAGGTGCAGCTCGCTGGAGAAGACCTCGGTCTGCGGCTTGGATGCGGTCGAGATCATCCAGATGAAGGGCGCGAGCATGATCGCGGCGCCCGCGATCAGGAGCACGTGACGGAGGACCGCGTGCAACGGCAGGGCCGTCGCATATGGTGTGCCGGATGCGGCGGCAATGGCAGTCGGCTCCCTCTCCCGCTTGCGGGGGAGGGCTGGGGTGGGGGCTGTCTCCGCATCGGGATTGCCAGGAATTGCGGAGGATGTCCCCGGGTGGAGAGAACCCTCACCCGCCGCGCTCTGCGAGCGCGTCGGCCTCTCCCGCAAGCGGGAGAGGCGGAGCAAGCCCGCGATCCCAGTGAAATCCATATGCGATTGCCCTGCCTGCAACGGGGAGGAATGCGTGTTGCTCATGTGTAATGCACGCCGCGATCGGCGAGCCTCGACTTGATCAGCGTGAGTGCGAGAACGAAGACCA encodes the following:
- a CDS encoding carbohydrate ABC transporter permease translates to MLAPFIWMISTASKPQTEVFSSELHLIPHQFALWDNLREAFAKANLLRFLLNGVIVTVSIFVLQIMVALPAAYALAKLRFLGRETLFALVLFGILIPPQATAIPVFLLLHEVGLLDSYAALVLPFTISVFGIFLMRQFFKTVPDDLVDAARMDGISEFGIVWRVMLPAAIPAVTAFGIFSVVAHWNDYFWPLIVLNSEQLRTPPLAVAHFRNNEAGTSYGPLMAAAMVIIAPLVIAFLFAQRRFIEGITLTGIK